TTGGCTCGATGAGCTTGGCTAGATGGTAGGCTCGATAAAGCGCCGCAGTTGGCGCGAACGCCTGATGGACCAGCGCGCCAATGTGTACGTGCTGGCCCATCCGCTGGCGTTCACCTTGCAGGTGCTGCGCGGTTTTCGTGCCAACCAGGGCCTGCTGCTGGCCGGCGCCGTGGCCTATTATGCGCTGCTGTCGATCGTGCCCTTCCTGATGCTCGTGGTGGTGGCGCTGTCGCACTTCATCCACCAGGGCGAGCTGCTCGAGACGCTGCACCGTTACCTCAAGCTCCTGATGCCGGGACAGTCTGAATCGATTGTCGCCGAGGTCGCGAATTTCCTCGATAACCGCGACCTGATTACCTGGCTGCTGGGCGGCACCATGCTGTTCTTTAGCTCGTTCGCGTTCACGGTGCTGGAAAACGCGATGAGCGTGATCTTCAAGCACCGGGTCGAGATTTCGCGCCGCCATTTTCTGGTGTCGGCAGTGCTTCCTTACTGCTATATCCTGGCGCTTGGGGTTGGGGTCATGATCATCACCCTGGTAGCAGGGACCCTGGAAGTGCTGGGCGAGGAAAGCGTCTGGCTGTTCGGTTACGAATGGTCGCTCAATGGTGTCTCGGGCGTGCTGCTTTACTTGCTCGGACTGCTCGGCGAGATCCTGGTGTTGACCTCGATCTACCTGGTCATGCCGGTAGGACGGCTGTCGGTCTGGCATGCCCTGATCGGCGGCGTGACCGCGACCTTGCTGTGGGAAATGGCGCGTCACATCCTGGTCTGGTATTTCTCCACCTTATCCCAGGTAAACGTCGTATACGGTTCGATGACGACCGCGATCGTGGTCATGTTCAGTCTGGAGATCGGGGCAACCCTGCTGCTGCTCGGTGCCCAGGTGATCGCCGAATACGAGCGGGTGGGGCAGGGGCAGGCCAACGAGCCGCCCGAGCCCTTGACCACGCTTCCCCAGGCTTGAAGATCTCGATCGCTACCGGTTGCGCTTCATCAATTTAAGGCAGTAACGGCAGTGGCACAGTAGGCGCTTGCGCTCGCAGATTGGGCAAGCTCAAGCGGGCGCCAGATCAACCTAGCCGGGAGATGTCATGAGCCAAACCGTCGCCTTCGTCCTGCCCTTGCCGGTCGCGATTGCGCTCGCTGCGCTGCTGCTGGTGCTGGTCGGACTAAGCGCGCTTGCGGTGTCACTGCACCAGTCGGCCCCGGTGCGTGTTCCGGAGCAGGGGCGTCAAGGCCAGGGCCAGGGCCAGGACCCGGACCCCGAGCGCGACCCGCGCGCGCTTAGCTGACGCTCACGCGCGCCTGGCCCGCATCCATGCGGCCAATGATTGCGGCATCGCCAAAACCTTCGCGCGTGAACAGCGCCAACACGTCGTCGCTACTGGCCGGGTCGCAGGCGACCAGCAGGCCGCCCGAGGTCTGCGGATCGGTCAGCAGCGCCTGCTGCGCCGGCGTGATGCCAGCGCTCAGGGTAACGTCCTTGCCGTAGGCGTCCCAGTTGCGGCTGGAAGCGCCGGTGACGAAGCCGTCCTGTGCCAGGTGCAGTACGTTCGGCAGCAGCGGCACCTTGTCCATGTCGAGGCGGGCCGCAAGCTTGGCGCCGCGCGCCAGTTCCAGCAGGTGGCCGAGCAGGCCAAAGCCGGTGACGTCGGTCAGCGCATGCACACCCGGCATCTCGGCCAGCGCCTTGCCCGGTTTGTTCAATTTGGTGGTATTGGCGATCATCGCGGCATAGCCATCGGGGCCGAGTGCATCTTTCTTGAGCGCGGCCGATAGCACACCCACGCCAAGCGGTTTGCCGAGGATGAGCACGTCTCCGGGGCGTGCGCCGGCATTACTCTTGACCTTGGACGGGTGCACCAGGCCCAGCACTACCAGGCCGTAGATCGGTTCCACCGAATCAATGGTGTGGCCGCCCGCGATCGGGATACCGGCTTCGGCGCAGATCGATTCGCCGCCGCGGATGATCTCGCCGATGGTTTCGAGGGGAAGCTTGTTGACTGGCATGCCAACCAGCGCCAGTGCCATGATCGGCGTGCCGCCCATGGCATAGACGTCCGAGATCGCATTGGTTGCCGCGATGCGGCCGAAGTCGAAGGCGTCGTCCACGATCGGCATGAAGAAGTCGGTAGTAGCGATCAGTGCCTGCTCGTCGTTGAGCTTGTAGACGGCCGCGTCGTCGGCGGTCTCGATGCCCACCATCAGCTCTTTTGGTATCGGAAACCCTTTTGATTTCCCCAGGATTTCGGCCAGCACGCCTGGCGCGATCTTGCAGCCGCAACCGCCGCCATGCGAGAACGAAGTAAGTTTGATGGGTTGGTCAGGCGTCGTGCTCATAGGGAGGTCCAGTCGTTGATAGGGGGGGCGCCGGGCGCAAAATGACAGCTCATGTCAAGAGATTATCCACCAGTTCGCGCAACGCCGCTTGTTCGGTCGCCGGAGCGAACAGGGCGGCTCGGGCCGCGCACTGGCGCCGCAGCAGGGCGTCGAAGCCCGCGTCGCCAATGCAGCGATCGATCATGCGCGCCAGCGCGGCCGCGTCACCGGCCGCGAAATAGCCGGCGTAGTCTGCGCCGAGCATGCCGCGATTGCCGCTGATGTCCGAGGCCAGTACCGGCACGCCGCTGGTGACTGCCTCGATGATGACGTTGGCGCCGCCTTCCATGGCCGAGCTGATCGCCATCGCATGACAGCGCTTGAGGCGCTGGCGCGTGGCCGCGTGCGGCAGGGGCCCGAGCCAGCGGTAGCGCGGGTTGTCCGCTTGCGCGGCAATGGCGGCTTCGCCCAGCGCAGGCTCGAGCGCCGCGCCGATGTGGATCAGGCGCGCGGCAGGATGCTGGACCAGGCCGGCGGCGCGGATAAACGCCAGCGGGTCTTTTTCCGGGCGCAAGTGGCCGACCATGCAGATGTCGGCGAAGCGGGCCGTGCCCCTGCGCCGGTAAGGCTGCAATGACGGCGCCGACTGGTAGATGACCCGCGCCTTGGCGTGGAAACGGGGCGGCAGCAGCGCCAGTCCGGCGGGCTGCAGCAGCACTAGTGCCCCCGCCAGTTCCAGCGAAGCGGCCGCCTCGGGAGCGCTTGCGATGTCGCGGTACAGGTCGGTCCCGGTCAACACCAGCACGCTCGGCCTGTCGGGATGGGCGGCGCTGAACGCGGCCAGCGACGCGGCCGAGCGACGCGCGTGCAGCGCGATCATCAGGTCGGGGTGTTCGTTGCCGACCAGTTCCTCGCTGGCCGGCCAGTGGCCGGCAATGCGCACGTCGTAGCCGCCAGCAGCCGCGCGCAGGAAACGCGCCCAGCGGCTGGCGGTCTGCCAGTTGCCATTGTTGTCCCGCGCACCGGCGGGGCTGACGATCAGGATTCGCTTGCGCACTGTCGGGTCTCGGGGGAAAGGAGCGCGATTATACGCCCTGGGCCGCGCCGGCGCCCTGACCTGCGCGCCATGCCGCACCGCGAGGGTGAGGCCGGCGAAGCCAGGGGGGCGATACGCCGGACGAAAAAAAAGGCTGCCGAGGCAGCCTTTCTTGCCAGGAGGACGCATGCGCCTCCCGCTGTCGACGATTAATATTCGCCGAAGGTACGGCGTACGCCGTCAGCCGAACGCGGATGCGCCGATGGCTTGGCGAAACCGCTGTCGCGGCGTGGCGCGCCTTCGGTGCGGGTGCCACGGTAGCCGCCTTCGCGCGGCGCGCCGGCTGCTGGTGCACGGCCGGCTTCGCGCGCTGCGCCGAAACCTTCACGTGGGCCACGGTCGGCGTAACGGCTGTCGGCCGGACGCGCGGCGCGGTCGGCGTAGCCACCCTCGCGCGGTGCACCTGGCTTGGCGAAGCTGCGCTGGCCCGGCTTGGCGGCGCTGCGGCCGTCGCCTGGCTTCCAGCCTGGACGCGGGCCACTACGGGCCGGTGCCGAACGCTTCGGCTCGAAGCCTTCCACGACATCGACCGGGATCAGCTGCTTGGTGAAGCGTTCGATGCGCTTGACGTTCATGCCTTCTGCATGGTTCACCAGCGAGATCGCCAGGCCATTGCGGCCGGCACGGCCGGTACGGCCGATACGGTGCACATAGTCTTCAGGGAACTTCGGCAGGTCGTAATTCACCACGTGGGTGATGGTCGGGACGTCGATGCCGCGGGCGGCAACATCGGTCGCGACCAGCACGCGCACCTGGCCGCGGCGCATGCTGTCCAGGGTGCGGTTGCGCGCGCCCTGGTGCATGTCGCCGTGCAGCGCGGCGGCTGCGAAGCCGGCGATGTTCAGGCGGTCGGCGATGGTGTCGGCGTCGCGCTTGGTGGCGGTGAACACGACAGCCTGGTCGACCGATTCGTCGCGCAGCAGGTGGTCGAGCAGGCGGTTCTTGTGCGACAAGTCATCGACGAAGTGCACGCGCTGGGTGATGTTCTCGTGGCGATTGGCCGCGCTCATGATCTGGATCGTCTGCGGATCCTTGGTGATGCGACGCGCCATGTTGCCAACGACGCCATCCAGGGTTGCCGAGAACAGCATCGTCTGGCGGCTCGACGGGGTCGCGGCGACAATCTTTTCGATGTCGTCGATGAAACCCATGTCCAGCATGCGGTCGGCTTCGTCGAGCACCAGGATTTCCAGTTGCGAGAAGTCGATCTTGCCCGACTCCATGTGGTCGATCAGGCGGCCTGGAGTGGCCACCAGGATTTCAGGATTCTTGGCCAGCAGTTGCATCTGCTTTGGGTAAGGCATGCCGCCCAGGATCGAGACGGCGCGGATGCGGCGCATTTCGACCGTGTATTGCTCGGTGGCGCTGGTTACTTGCAGTGCCAGTTCACGGGTCGGGGTCAGGACCAGCATTTTTGGCTGGGCTGCGGTAAAGCGGACTTTTTCGCCGCGGGCACGGGCCGACTGCGCGCTTTGCGCCGAAGTGCGGCTGGCGTCACCCTGGTCGGCATTGGCCAGCTTGTTCAGGGCCGGCAGCATGAAAGCCGCGGTCTTGCCCGAACCGGTCTGCGACGAGACCAGCAGGTCGCGTCCGGCGATGGCGGCAGGGATCGCCTGCTCCTGCACTGGAGTCGGTTGGGTGTAGCCGGCGGTGGCCACTGCATTGACGAGGGACGCGTGTAAACCTAGTGCTTCAAAACTCATGTGGATTTTACTTTCGAATTAAATCATGATCGCGCGTGTCAAATGACGAGCGCAAAATAGCAACGCGAACCAACACTACGAAATGACTCAGAATTGAAAGAAATTTCGGCACAAAAGCTTTGCGCCGGGACGGTGTCTTGGTGCTGACACACAGGGCGGGAGGGCTTTATGGGGGGCGACCGAATTGTCGCCAAGGGTTGCGATGCTGCTTGTTGTATTACTGCGCGCCGCTTTGACTACTGATGCATCCGGTGTGTTTGGAAGCTCTATTGCAGCGCACAAACGATACTATACAACAGTTTGGAAAAGTCTGCACGGCCCCATCATGGGGGGGCTGCCCTGGGCCGGCATGGAGCCGGCCCAGGTGGAGATCAGCGCTGCTTGCGCTTGGACGAGGCGTTGCGGGCAATGCGGCTCTTGGACGTACGTGCGGCTGCCTTGGCCTTGTAGCGCGTGCCGCTGGACGCCTTGACGCGCTTGCCGCCGCTGCGCTCGGCTTCGAAGGCGACCACGGCGTTGTCGATGATGTTCTCGGCGATATTGCCGGCGTCGGATGCCGACACTTTCGGTACCAGGATTGTCGAGCCCGCCTTGAGGGTGGATTTAGCCGGGATGTTATTGGCCTGGCGAATGACTTCCGGCGTGGTGTCGAATTTCGACGCCAGCGACGCAATCGATACGCGCGCCCCGGTGATCTTGTGGGTGGTCCAGGTCGAGAGGTTACGGCCCCATTGCGCCAGGTTCAGGTGGAA
Above is a genomic segment from Massilia sp. H6 containing:
- a CDS encoding YihY/virulence factor BrkB family protein yields the protein MVGSIKRRSWRERLMDQRANVYVLAHPLAFTLQVLRGFRANQGLLLAGAVAYYALLSIVPFLMLVVVALSHFIHQGELLETLHRYLKLLMPGQSESIVAEVANFLDNRDLITWLLGGTMLFFSSFAFTVLENAMSVIFKHRVEISRRHFLVSAVLPYCYILALGVGVMIITLVAGTLEVLGEESVWLFGYEWSLNGVSGVLLYLLGLLGEILVLTSIYLVMPVGRLSVWHALIGGVTATLLWEMARHILVWYFSTLSQVNVVYGSMTTAIVVMFSLEIGATLLLLGAQVIAEYERVGQGQANEPPEPLTTLPQA
- the selD gene encoding selenide, water dikinase SelD, which produces MSTTPDQPIKLTSFSHGGGCGCKIAPGVLAEILGKSKGFPIPKELMVGIETADDAAVYKLNDEQALIATTDFFMPIVDDAFDFGRIAATNAISDVYAMGGTPIMALALVGMPVNKLPLETIGEIIRGGESICAEAGIPIAGGHTIDSVEPIYGLVVLGLVHPSKVKSNAGARPGDVLILGKPLGVGVLSAALKKDALGPDGYAAMIANTTKLNKPGKALAEMPGVHALTDVTGFGLLGHLLELARGAKLAARLDMDKVPLLPNVLHLAQDGFVTGASSRNWDAYGKDVTLSAGITPAQQALLTDPQTSGGLLVACDPASSDDVLALFTREGFGDAAIIGRMDAGQARVSVS
- the senB gene encoding selenoneine biosynthesis selenosugar synthase SenB produces the protein MRKRILIVSPAGARDNNGNWQTASRWARFLRAAAGGYDVRIAGHWPASEELVGNEHPDLMIALHARRSAASLAAFSAAHPDRPSVLVLTGTDLYRDIASAPEAAASLELAGALVLLQPAGLALLPPRFHAKARVIYQSAPSLQPYRRRGTARFADICMVGHLRPEKDPLAFIRAAGLVQHPAARLIHIGAALEPALGEAAIAAQADNPRYRWLGPLPHAATRQRLKRCHAMAISSAMEGGANVIIEAVTSGVPVLASDISGNRGMLGADYAGYFAAGDAAALARMIDRCIGDAGFDALLRRQCAARAALFAPATEQAALRELVDNLLT
- a CDS encoding DEAD/DEAH box helicase, coding for MSFEALGLHASLVNAVATAGYTQPTPVQEQAIPAAIAGRDLLVSSQTGSGKTAAFMLPALNKLANADQGDASRTSAQSAQSARARGEKVRFTAAQPKMLVLTPTRELALQVTSATEQYTVEMRRIRAVSILGGMPYPKQMQLLAKNPEILVATPGRLIDHMESGKIDFSQLEILVLDEADRMLDMGFIDDIEKIVAATPSSRQTMLFSATLDGVVGNMARRITKDPQTIQIMSAANRHENITQRVHFVDDLSHKNRLLDHLLRDESVDQAVVFTATKRDADTIADRLNIAGFAAAALHGDMHQGARNRTLDSMRRGQVRVLVATDVAARGIDVPTITHVVNYDLPKFPEDYVHRIGRTGRAGRNGLAISLVNHAEGMNVKRIERFTKQLIPVDVVEGFEPKRSAPARSGPRPGWKPGDGRSAAKPGQRSFAKPGAPREGGYADRAARPADSRYADRGPREGFGAAREAGRAPAAGAPREGGYRGTRTEGAPRRDSGFAKPSAHPRSADGVRRTFGEY